In Ostrea edulis chromosome 6, xbOstEdul1.1, whole genome shotgun sequence, a single window of DNA contains:
- the LOC125646685 gene encoding uncharacterized protein LOC125646685, translated as MPHSVTMWLCLLSFAYLLNIGLGLNCFECQSKDDTVCLDPFTSNRQDVVGEAECDSKATHCVKYKTIMHLLDSGFITGRAREIVVVSRFCLIKPDASDGCTAVVGDGSFYIQCLCSTDNCNGSQSILPNLLMILTTCLAALWVLWR; from the exons ATGCCACATTCTGTGACGATGTGGCTGTGTTTGTTAAGTTTCGCCTATCTTCTGAATATTG GATTGGGCTTGAATTGTTTTGAATGCCAGTCTAAAGATGACACTGTGTGTCTGGACCCATTCACAAGTAACAGACAGGACGTTGTTGGAGAAGCAGAATGCGACTCTAAAGCCACCCACTGTGTCAAATACAAGACCATCATGCATCTCTTGGACTCGGGGTTCATCACAGGACGAGCTAGGG AAATCGTGGTGGTATCCCGGTTTTGTCTGATCAAGCCCGATGCCAGCGATGGGTGTACGGCGGTGGTGGGAGACGGCAGTTTTTATATCCAGTGTCTGTGTAGTACTGACAACTGTAATGGTAGCCAATCAATTCTGCCCAACCTCCTCATGATCTTAACAACATGTCTTGCAGCATTATGGGTGTTGTGGAGATAG
- the LOC125683744 gene encoding uncharacterized protein LOC125683744: MGDSLENQEEEEIYSRTGTEAGEVTWYTTGVTAICSVLMNYTETFRHIIFNKRHRKNERYKDFEDRLRKTSKINITFYYTGSQMQNLTAIHWRYPTASTPNSMGRQCDSDVDVLIVDPNVCAGEAKLGHHDNLYIYEHSLEHPGYVRVYRGRGKGRKVISGKGFKKFWKQIVDQHEIFTRFTGRGTKFPSRGEERSGPAITKVENVSMRNFVHHDFVPAIKLISWPSIAQDWTRRSRPGDWPSVKVLEECVSADCHIVPVAHKESPKHIKKKEWRLSFSGAEIVLAKTLTCEQRQAVIVSKMILKLALKEVLEHKPSLKNCKSVSSYELKSSFYWLRERKNAWGNLTDDIREVIENFIEFLHQGALPDYFIPKKNIIENVTSDMVEELSAVLKQVFTKQGMTQFLEKCYWYCYQTQLEEYDSLDGSSLKCLYSELKDFCENETPSIKLSLFSITHHLLGLFTRAIDGTGSDIRAVEITPVLFDIRCIQEGLTKKNSQNEVIHMNQLEDLFHDNKSFSFEMLSDFSDFVFDVLSQEVVQNILGESIWSVVAFLLARPCITAGLQHGLKQEVLDFADLLEANPKNTTLREAAIEVHGSMEEFQSAVALASENADSVYEFYEGLCQDTLQFYFDVCARFLVGEEFHCEEERIAVFGVQSMVRDIPEILDDEMLGTPELRQRVRTLMEKCGTFHCKEF; the protein is encoded by the exons ATGGGAGATTCATTGGAAAATCAGGAGGAAGAGGAg ATCTACTCCCGCACTGGCACGGAAGCAGGCGAAGTCACGTGGTATACTACCGGGGTAACAGCGATTTGTAGTGTACTAATGAATTATACGGAGACCTTCCGACATATTATATTCAACAAAAGACACCGGAAAAACGAAAGGTACAAGGACTTCGAGGACAGGCTTCGTAAAACCAGCAAGATTAATATAACGTTCTATTACACAG GAAGTCAGATGCAGAACCTGACCGCCATTCACTGGAGGTACCCTACTGCCTCAACCCCCAATTCAATGGGAAGACAGTGCGACTCCGATGTGGATGTCCTGATTGTCGATCCCAATGTCTGTGCAGGAGAGGCCAAGCTAGGTCACCACGATAATCTGTACATTTACGAACACTCTCTGGAACACCCGGGATATGTAAGAGTTTATAGAGGACGAGGTAAAGGAAGAAAGGTCATTTCCGGAAAGGGTTTCAAAAAATTTTGGAAGCAGATTGTTGACCAGCACGAAATATTTACACGTTTCACTGGAAGAGGTACCAAATTTCCAAGTCGTGGAGAAGAACGATCAG GCCCTGCAATTACAAAGGTGGAGAACGTGAGCATGCGAAATTTTGTCCATCATGACTTCGTTCCTGCAATAAAATTGATCAGTTGGCCCTCTATAGCTCAGGACTGGACGAGGCGTTCAAGGCCAGGGGACTGGCCATCGGTGAAGGTGCTGGAGGAATGTGTCAGCGCAGACTGTCACATCGTCCCCGTGGCACACAAAGAAAGTCCCAAACATATCAAAAAGAAGGAATGGCGGCTATCGTTCTCCGGAGCAGAGATAGTTCTAGCGAAGACTTTGACTTGTGAACAGAGACAAGCAGTCATTGTGTCcaagatgattttaaaacttgctCTTAAAGAGGTCTTGGAGCATAAACCCAGCTTAAAAAACTGCAAATCTGTGTCCTCTTACGAGCTAAAAAGTTCATTCTACTGGCTTCGTGAAAGGAAAAACGCATGGGGAAATTTAACAGATGACATCAGAGAGGTTATCGAAAATTTTATCGAATTTTTACATCAAGGCGCTTTACCCGACTATTTCATTCCGAAGAAaaacatcatagaaaatgttACATCAGATATGGTAGAAGAATTGTCAGCAGTGTTAAAGCAAGTGTTCACCAAACAAGGAATGACTCAGTTCCTGGAGAAGTGCTACTGGTATTGCTATCAGACGCAGCTGGAGGAATATGACTCTCTCGATGGTAGCTCCTTGAAGTGTTTATATAGTGAACTCAAGGATTTCTGTGAAAACGAGACTCCGTCTATCAAACTGTCCTTGTTTAGCATCACTCACCATTTATTAGGTCTGTTCACGCGCGccattgatggtacagggagcGATATTCGGGCAGTGGAAATTACACCAGTTTTATTTGACATCCGATGTATTCAAGAGGGCCTTACCAAGAAGAATTCACAGAATGAAGTCATTCATATGAACCAACTAGAAGATTTGTTCCACGATAACAAGTCGTTTTCTTTCGAAATGTTGTCCGATTTTTCTGACTTTGTGTTCGACGTTCTTTCTCAAGAGGTGGTGCAGAACATACTCGGAGAGAGTATCTGGAGCGTGGTAGCTTTTCTGCTTGCTAGACCATGCATAACGGCAGGCCTACAACATGGGTTGAAACAGGAAGTTCTGGACTTCGCTGACTTATTGGAAGCGAATCCAAAAAACACGACATTACGAGAGGCGGCGATAGAAGTGCACGGGAGTATGGAAGAGTTTCAGTCAGCAGTTGCGCTCGCGAGTGAGAATGCGGACAGTGTGTACGAGTTTTATGAAGGCCTCTGTCAAGACACTTTACAGTTTTACTTTGATGTATGTGCACGATTCTTGGTAGGAGAGGAATTTCACTGCGAGGAGGAGAGGATAGCGGTGTTTGGAGTGCAGTCAATGGTCAGAGATATCCCAGAAATCTTGGACGACGAGATGCTAGGTACACCAGAACTTCGACAGAGGGTTCGGACACTCATGGAAAAGTGTGGGacttttcattgtaaagaaTTCTAA